From Triticum urartu cultivar G1812 chromosome 2, Tu2.1, whole genome shotgun sequence, a single genomic window includes:
- the LOC125539196 gene encoding plasmodesmata-located protein 8-like isoform X2, which yields MCKFVSPSSTMHLRSQLRRGRVAAGAIVLLGIVLGAGFTGADTGTFIYAGCSPSKYQPGTPYEGNLKSLLASITSAAPNAAYSSFANGTGDGAAAYGLYQCRGDLGNAECAACVRDALAQLNQVCPGAYAASLQLEGCYVRYDGANFVGRPDTAMVYRKCSASTSADAGFLRDRDAVLGALQAAPDGYRVGSSGSVQGVSQCLGDLAAADCTACLAQAVGQLTGACGTALAADVHLAQCYVRYWASGYYFRPSQG from the exons ATGTGCAAGTTCGTCTCGCCATCGTCGACCATGCACCTTCGCAGCCAACTCCGCCGTGGGCGCGTCGCCGCCGGCGCCATCGTCCTGCTCGGGATCGTTCTCGGAGCCGGGTTCACGGGGGCGGATACGGGCACGTTCATCTACGCGGGGTGCTCGCCGTCCAAGTACCAGCCGGGGACCCCCTACGAGGGCAACCTCAAGTCGCTGCTCGCCTCCATCACCAGCGCGGCGCCCAACGCCGCGTACAGCAGCTTCGCCAACGGCACGGGCGACGGCGCCGCCGCGTACGGGCTCTACCAGTGCCGCGGCGACCTGGGCAACGCCGAGTGCGCGGCGTGCGTGCGGGACGCGCTGGCGCAGCTCAACCAGGTGTGCCCGGGCGCCTACGCGGCGTCGCTGCAGCTGGAGGGGTGCTACGTGCGCTACGACGGCGCCAACTTCGTGGGCCGGCCGGACACGGCCATGGTGTACCGCAAGTGCAGCGCCAGCACCAGCGCCGACGCCGGGTTCCTCCGGGACCGGGACGCCGTGCTGGGCGCGCTGCAGGCCGCGCCCGACGGGTACAGGGTGGGCAGCTCCGGCAGCGTGCAGGGGGTCTCGCAGTGCCTCGGCGACCTGGCCGCCGCCGACTGCACGGCGTGCCTGGCGCAGGCCGTCGGGCAGCTCACGGGCGCCTGCGGCACGGCGCTCGCCGCCGACGTGCACCTGGCGCAGTGCTACGTCCGGTACTGGGCCAGCGGCTACTACTTCCGCCCGTCACAAG GTTAA
- the LOC125539196 gene encoding plasmodesmata-located protein 8-like isoform X1, whose protein sequence is MCKFVSPSSTMHLRSQLRRGRVAAGAIVLLGIVLGAGFTGADTGTFIYAGCSPSKYQPGTPYEGNLKSLLASITSAAPNAAYSSFANGTGDGAAAYGLYQCRGDLGNAECAACVRDALAQLNQVCPGAYAASLQLEGCYVRYDGANFVGRPDTAMVYRKCSASTSADAGFLRDRDAVLGALQAAPDGYRVGSSGSVQGVSQCLGDLAAADCTACLAQAVGQLTGACGTALAADVHLAQCYVRYWASGYYFRPSQDYSEDDVGRTLAIIIGILAGLALIVVFISFLKKSC, encoded by the exons ATGTGCAAGTTCGTCTCGCCATCGTCGACCATGCACCTTCGCAGCCAACTCCGCCGTGGGCGCGTCGCCGCCGGCGCCATCGTCCTGCTCGGGATCGTTCTCGGAGCCGGGTTCACGGGGGCGGATACGGGCACGTTCATCTACGCGGGGTGCTCGCCGTCCAAGTACCAGCCGGGGACCCCCTACGAGGGCAACCTCAAGTCGCTGCTCGCCTCCATCACCAGCGCGGCGCCCAACGCCGCGTACAGCAGCTTCGCCAACGGCACGGGCGACGGCGCCGCCGCGTACGGGCTCTACCAGTGCCGCGGCGACCTGGGCAACGCCGAGTGCGCGGCGTGCGTGCGGGACGCGCTGGCGCAGCTCAACCAGGTGTGCCCGGGCGCCTACGCGGCGTCGCTGCAGCTGGAGGGGTGCTACGTGCGCTACGACGGCGCCAACTTCGTGGGCCGGCCGGACACGGCCATGGTGTACCGCAAGTGCAGCGCCAGCACCAGCGCCGACGCCGGGTTCCTCCGGGACCGGGACGCCGTGCTGGGCGCGCTGCAGGCCGCGCCCGACGGGTACAGGGTGGGCAGCTCCGGCAGCGTGCAGGGGGTCTCGCAGTGCCTCGGCGACCTGGCCGCCGCCGACTGCACGGCGTGCCTGGCGCAGGCCGTCGGGCAGCTCACGGGCGCCTGCGGCACGGCGCTCGCCGCCGACGTGCACCTGGCGCAGTGCTACGTCCGGTACTGGGCCAGCGGCTACTACTTCCGCCCGTCACAAG ATTATTCGGAAGATGACGTGGGGCGGACTCTGGCCATAATCATAGGCATCTTGGCAGGGCTGGCCCTCATCGTGGTCTTCATCTCCTTCCTCAAGAAATCAT GTTAA
- the LOC125539195 gene encoding vacuolar-processing enzyme beta-isozyme 1-like: MMNSRVAMAAWWVCGLLPLLAVGYSEPLIRLPTENGHAPAPAPGPAASAAEEGVTKWAVLVAGSSGYENYRHQADVCHAYQILKKGGLKDENIVVFMYDDIANSPDNPRRGTVINHPKGKDVYHGVPKDYTGEQVTAKNLYAVLLGNKTVVTGGSRKVINSKPEDHIFIFYSDHGSPGSLGMPNGPDVYADDFIKVLRQKHASKGYSKMVIYVEACESGSIFEGLMPQDHNIYVTTASNAVESSWAAYCPEDGTPPPPEYFTCLGDLYSVSWMEDSDTHNLKNETIKQQYEVVKARTAPRNESIKGSHVMEYGDKTFKDDMLFLYQGFDPAKSSIRNRPLPMPSLKGAIKQRDADILFMWKKYEKLNGGSEEKQRALREVKETVLHRKHLDTSIDFIGKLVFGFDKGPSVLEAARGSGQPLVDDWDCLKTMVRVFESQCGSLTQYGMKHMRAFANMCNNGVSEAEMKEASISACDGYDMGKWSPLVRGYSA, from the exons ATGATGAACTCGAGGGTGGCGATGGCTGCATGGTGGGTTTGTGGACTCCTCCCTCTCCTGGCGGTGGGGTACTCGGAGCCCCTGATCCGGCTGCCGACGGAGAACGGGCATGCCCCTGCCCCTGCGCCTGGCCCTGCCGCGTCGGCGGCGGAGGAAGGGGTGACCAAGTGGGCCGTGCTCGTTGCCGGCTCCTCCGGCTACGAGAACTACAGGCACCAG GCCGATGTGTGCCACGCGTACCAGATCCTGAAGAAGGGAGGACTCAAGGATGAGAACATTGTGGTGTTCATGTACGATGACATCGCCAACAGCCCTGACAACCCAAGGCGTGGAACCGTCATCAACCATCCTAAAGGCAAAGATGTTTACCATGGCGTTCCCAAG GACTACACCGGTGAGCAGGTCACTGCCAAGAACTTGTATGCGGTTCTCCTGGGGAACAAAACCGTGGTTACCGGAGGGAGTAGGAAGGTGATAAACAGCAAACCAGAGGATCACATCTTCATCTTCTACTCGGATCATGGGTCTCCTGGTTCACTTG GTATGCCCAACGGGCCAGATGTTTATGCTGACGACTTTATCAAAGTGTTACGGCAAAAGCATGCTTCCAAAGGCTATTCGAAAATG GTCATATATGTTGAAGCGTGTGAAAGTGGCAGCATCTTTGAGGGTTTGATGCCACAAGATCATAATATTTATGTTACAACGGCATCAAATGCGGTAGAAAGTAGCTGGGCAGCATACTGCCCTGAGGATGGAACGCCACCTCCTCCTGAATATTTTACCTGCTTAGGTGACCTATACAGTGTGTCTTGGATGGAAGACAG TGATACTCACAATCTAAAGAACGAGACCATCAAGCAGCAGTACGAGGTGGTTAAAGCGAGAACGGCACCCCGAAACGAGTCCATTAAAGGTTCTCATGTCATGGAGTATGGCGACAAGACTTTCAAGGATGACATGCTTTTTCTCTACCAAGGTTTCGATCCTGCAAAGTCAAGCATCAGAAACAGGCCGCTGCCTATGCCCAGCCTCAAGGGTGCAATCAAGCAAAGAGATGCCGATATTCTCTTCATGTGGAAGAAG TATGAGAAGTTGAATGGGGGATCAGAAGAGAAGCAGAGGGCTCTCAGGGAGGTCAAAGAAACCGTGCTGCACAGGAAGCATCTCGACACCAGTATCGATTTCATCGGGAAGCTTGTCTTTGGATTCGACAAGGGGCCATCGGTGCTCGAGGCTGCTAGAGGCTCTGGCCAGCCACTGGTCGACGATTGGGATTGTCTGAAGACGATG GTGCGAGTGTTCGAGTCCCAGTGCGGATCGCTCACTCAGTACGGCATGAAGCACATGAGGGCGTTCGCAAACATGTGCAACAATGGCGTCTCCGAGGCCGAGATGAAGGAGGCGAGCATCAGCGCTTGCGACGGCTACGACATGGGGAAGTGGAGCCCGCTGGTTCGAGGCTACAGCGCCTGA
- the LOC125539197 gene encoding vacuolar-processing enzyme beta-isozyme 1-like, whose translation MPASAWWVCGFLPLLAAAAAAADPAKGSWEPLIRLPTEKGDTPAPAPAAAAAEDGVTKWAVLVAGSSGYGNYRHQADVCHAYQILRKGGLKEENIVVFMYDDIAKNDLNPRPGVIINHPKGEDVYAGVPKDYTGKQVTAENFFAVLLGNKTAVTGGSRKVINSKSKDHIFIYYADHGGPGVLGMPNRPYIYAGDFIKVLREKHASKSYSKMIIYVEACESGSIFEGLLPEDLNIYVTTASNAVENSWGAYCPGMKSSPPAEYDTCLGDIYSVSWMEDSETHNLKKETLKQQYEVVKTRTSKSMEFDKGSHVMEYGDKTFKDEKLFLYQGFDPANSNVANRLLLPDLEGAINQRDADVLFMWKRYEKLNGGLEEKQRVLREIKETVVHRKHLDSSIDFIGKLVFGFENGPSMIEAARSSGQPLVDDWDCLKRTVRVFESQCGSLTQYGMKHMRAFANMCNNGISEAEMREASISACGGYGSAKWSPLAVGHSA comes from the exons ATGCCTGCGTCTGCGTGGTGGGTTTGTGGATTCCTCCCGCTCCTGGCGGCGGCCGCGGCCGCCGCGGATCCGGCCAAGGGGAGCTGGGAGCCGCTGATTCGGCTGCCGACCGAGAAGGGTGATACCCCTGCCCCTGCCCctgccgcggcggcggcggaggacggGGTGACGAAGTGGGCCGTCCTCGTTGCTGGCTCTTCCGGCTACGGGAACTACCGGCACCAG GCCGATGTGTGCCACGCCTACCAGATCCTGAGGAAGGGGGGCCTAAAGGAGGAGAACATTGTGGTGTTTATGTACGATGATATCGCCAAAAACGACCTCAACCCAAGGCCTGgagtcatcatcaaccatcctaaAGGCGAAGATGTTTACGCTGGTGTTCCCAAG GACTACACTGGTAAACAGGTCACCGCTGAAAACTTCTTTGCAGTTCTATTGGGGAACAAAACCGCGGTTACTGGAGGGAGTAGGAAGGTGATAAACAGCAAATCAAAGGACCACATCTTCATCTATTACGCGGATCATGGGGGTCCTGGTGTTCTAG GTATGCCCAACAGGCCATATATTTATGCTGGCGACTTCATCAAAGTGTTACGAGAGAAGCATGCTTCCAAAAGCTATTCAAAAATG ATTATATATGTTGAAGCGTGTGAAAGTGGCAGTATATTTGAGGGTTTATTGCCAGAAGATCTTAATATTTATGTTACAACAGCATCAAATGCGGTCGAAAATAGTTGGGGAGCATACTGCCCTGGGATGAAATCATCACCTCCTGCTGAATATGATACCTGTTTAGGAGACATCTACAGTGTTTCTTGGATGGAAGACAG TGAAACTCACAATCTAAAGAAGGAAACACTCAAGCAGCAGTACGAGGTG GTTAAAACGAGAACATCAAAATCAATGGAATTCGATAAGGGTTCTCATGTCATGGAGTATGGTGACAAGACATTCAAGGACGAGAAGCTTTTCCTTTACCAAGGTTTCGATCCTGCAAATTCCAATGTAGCAAACAGGCTGCTTTTGCCCGACCTGGAGGGTGCAATCAATCAAAGAGATGCTGATGTTCTTTTCATGTGGAAAAGG TATGAGAAGTTAAATGGGGGATTGGAAGAGAAGCAGAGGGTTCTCAGGGAGATCAAAGAAACTGTGGTACACAGGAAGCATCTCGACAGCAGTATCGATTTCATCGGGAAGCTTGTCTTTGGATTTGAAAATGGGCCTTCAATGATTGAGGCTGCTAGAAGCTCTGGCCAACCACTAGTCGACGATTGGGATTGCCTGAAGAGGACG GTCCGAGTTTTCGAATCCCAGTGTGGATCACTTACTCAGTATGGCATGAAACACATGAGGGCGTTTGCAAACATGTGCAACAATGGCATCTCCGAGGCCGAAATGAGGGAAGCAAGCATCAGCGCTTGTGGCGGTTACGGCTCGGCCAAGTGGAGCCCACTGGCTGTGGGGCACAGTGCTTGA